A single genomic interval of Lewinellaceae bacterium harbors:
- a CDS encoding DNA-binding response regulator has translation MSLRVLIIEDDPLIAAAIQRYLKSSGYLVCGIAYEEEEAMEALRTCDPEIILLDIHLGKGQEGIAIGRHIHNHLHLPFIYLTAFADRGTLEKAKATAPAGYVVKPFTEKDIFAALEIAFANHQRSAPTDENPVLASWEKELLSLLSDREIDIVKLIRDGYSNQAIADHLFISINTVKTHLNHIYQKLEVSSRTSLLARIRQ, from the coding sequence ATGAGTTTGCGAGTATTGATCATTGAAGATGACCCGCTGATCGCGGCAGCCATCCAACGCTATTTGAAATCCTCCGGTTACCTGGTTTGTGGCATTGCCTATGAAGAAGAAGAAGCGATGGAAGCCCTGAGAACATGCGATCCTGAGATAATCCTGCTCGATATCCATCTGGGGAAAGGCCAGGAAGGCATTGCCATAGGAAGGCACATTCACAATCATCTCCATCTTCCCTTCATCTACCTCACTGCATTTGCAGACCGTGGAACGCTGGAGAAAGCAAAAGCAACTGCTCCCGCCGGATATGTTGTCAAACCATTCACAGAGAAAGATATTTTTGCTGCCCTGGAAATTGCCTTTGCAAATCATCAGCGCAGTGCCCCTACCGATGAAAATCCAGTTCTGGCCAGCTGGGAAAAAGAATTGCTATCGCTGCTAAGCGACCGGGAAATAGATATCGTAAAGCTGATCCGGGACGGGTATTCCAATCAAGCCATCGCAGATCATCTTTTTATTTCCATCAATACTGTAAAAACACACCTCAACCACATTTATCAAAAGCTGGAGGTGAGTTCCCGGACAAGCCTATTGGCCAGGATTCGCCAATAA
- the rpsF gene encoding 30S ribosomal protein S6 — protein MNQYEVTFIVDPVLSDTEIKQTSENYVDLLKTEGCQIVHVDEMGLRQLAYPIKKRNSGIYYCIEFQSDSGTIIGRLELALRRDERIMRFLTTALDKYGIKYNEDKRNGLIKKRDKAEKKPEKSFGQPTPAPTKPEEPAQPAKAPEKAPVAAVAEEEE, from the coding sequence ATGAATCAGTACGAAGTTACCTTTATTGTCGATCCGGTACTGTCTGATACAGAGATCAAACAGACATCGGAAAACTACGTGGATCTTCTGAAAACAGAAGGTTGCCAAATCGTACACGTAGACGAGATGGGCTTACGTCAGTTGGCCTATCCAATCAAAAAGCGTAATTCGGGTATTTATTACTGTATTGAATTCCAATCCGATTCCGGCACCATTATTGGCCGCCTGGAATTGGCTTTACGTCGTGACGAGCGCATCATGCGTTTCCTGACAACCGCCCTGGATAAATACGGTATCAAGTACAACGAAGATAAACGGAATGGCCTCATCAAAAAACGTGATAAGGCTGAGAAGAAACCGGAGAAGTCATTTGGTCAGCCGACACCTGCTCCTACCAAGCCGGAAGAGCCAGCACAACCTGCCAAGGCTCCTGAAAAGGCACCGGTAGCTGCAGTAGCTGAAGAAGAAGAATAA
- a CDS encoding 30S ribosomal protein S18 codes for MASRDDIKFLSNPKIGQNKKKYCRFKKYGIKYIDYKDPDFLLGFINEQGKILPRRITGNSLKYQRKVATAIKRARHLAMLPYVADLLK; via the coding sequence ATGGCATCAAGAGACGATATTAAATTTCTTAGTAACCCCAAGATTGGGCAGAATAAGAAAAAATATTGCCGGTTCAAGAAATACGGCATCAAATACATTGATTACAAAGATCCGGACTTCCTGTTAGGCTTTATCAATGAGCAAGGAAAGATCCTGCCGCGTCGGATCACGGGTAATTCGCTGAAATACCAGCGGAAAGTAGCCACCGCGATCAAGCGGGCACGTCATTTGGCCATGCTGCCTTATGTAGCGGATTTATTGAAGTAA
- the rplI gene encoding 50S ribosomal protein L9, which produces MELILLKDVTNLGDKHEVVTVKDGYGRNYLIPQGIAIVANSMNRRKLAELKRREEAIETKRLDEYKAVVDKIGGQVLRIAAKAGTSGKIFGSVTNVQLAQALKDQLDVDVDRHKIHLIEDVKMLGTYTADLKLHKEVVTQLAFEVVQD; this is translated from the coding sequence ATGGAACTCATTTTATTAAAAGATGTAACCAATCTGGGCGATAAACACGAAGTGGTGACGGTAAAAGACGGCTATGGCCGTAATTACCTGATCCCTCAGGGCATAGCTATTGTGGCCAACTCGATGAATCGCCGTAAACTCGCAGAACTCAAACGCCGGGAAGAAGCAATCGAAACCAAGCGTTTGGATGAATATAAAGCCGTCGTCGACAAAATCGGCGGGCAGGTATTGCGCATAGCAGCCAAAGCAGGTACCTCAGGTAAAATCTTTGGAAGCGTAACCAATGTGCAATTGGCACAGGCTTTAAAAGATCAACTCGATGTGGATGTGGATCGGCATAAGATCCACTTGATTGAAGATGTGAAAATGTTGGGAACCTATACCGCTGACCTCAAATTGCATAAAGAGGTCGTGACCCAACTGGCATTCGAGGTGGTCCAGGACTAA
- a CDS encoding ABC transporter ATP-binding protein, which translates to MIQFQQVIKKYGNQVVLDIPELEIREGQLFGLVGNNGAGKTTAFSLLLDLIPPDRGQILSKGETVQHHEGWKRYTTAFLDESFLMDFLTPEEYFNFIGELYGWGKAQVNAFLEHYQPFFNDEVLGKRKYIRDFSKGNQKKIGLIGALIGDPEVIILDEPFANLDPTTQIRFKRIVEELESTRTVLISSHDLNHITEICRRIVLLNKGKIEKDIQVSPSTLQELEDYFAG; encoded by the coding sequence ATGATCCAATTTCAGCAAGTCATTAAGAAATACGGAAATCAGGTAGTCCTGGACATTCCCGAACTGGAGATCAGGGAGGGGCAATTGTTTGGCCTGGTCGGTAATAATGGTGCCGGGAAAACCACGGCCTTCAGTCTTTTACTCGATCTGATTCCACCGGACCGGGGACAAATCCTGTCGAAAGGAGAAACGGTACAGCACCATGAAGGATGGAAGCGGTACACAACTGCATTTTTGGATGAGAGCTTTCTGATGGACTTTCTGACCCCGGAGGAATATTTTAATTTTATTGGTGAATTGTACGGCTGGGGGAAAGCGCAGGTTAACGCTTTTCTGGAGCACTACCAGCCGTTTTTTAATGATGAGGTGCTTGGCAAAAGGAAGTATATCCGCGATTTTTCGAAAGGGAATCAAAAGAAGATCGGATTGATCGGAGCGCTCATTGGCGACCCGGAAGTCATCATTCTTGATGAACCTTTTGCAAATCTGGATCCCACCACTCAGATACGATTCAAGCGCATTGTCGAAGAACTGGAGTCTACCCGAACCGTATTGATTTCCAGTCATGACCTGAATCACATCACGGAAATCTGCCGGCGCATTGTTTTGCTCAATAAAGGCAAGATCGAGAAGGATATACAGGTATCGCCTTCAACCTTGCAGGAGCTGGAGGACTATTTTGCAGGATAG